From Phalacrocorax carbo chromosome 8, bPhaCar2.1, whole genome shotgun sequence, a single genomic window includes:
- the PDPR gene encoding pyruvate dehydrogenase phosphatase regulatory subunit, mitochondrial, protein MFLRLLSDVRWRAAKPKWRRMTSSRRSASSTAEPHLVSLPAQAQVVICGGGIMGTSVAYHLSKMGWKDIVLLEQGRLAAGTTRFCAGIVSTARHVSLELKMADYSNKLYQQLEQETGVKTGYTKTGSISLAQTQDRLISLKRIASSLSVMGIPCEIITPKQVAQLHPLINIHDLVGAMYVPEDALVTSANVSLALATAASRNGVQIHERTSVSHVLVQKGHVTGVETDRGQIQCQYFVNCAGQWAYELGHSGEEPVNIPLHACEHFYLLTHPLKEPLASNLPTIVDPDGRIYIRNWQGGILSGGFEKNPKPLFTEGRNQLEIQNLQEDWDHFEPLLSALLRRMPDLEALQIMQLVNCPESFTPDMRCIMGESPTLRGYFVLAGMNSAGISYGGGAGKYLAEWMVNGYPSENVWPLDLKRFGTLQSSRTFLRHRVMEVMPLMCDLKVPRWDFQTGRQLRTSPLYDRLDAQGARWMEKHGFERVKYFVPPGKDLLDLDQSKTFYKPDWFDIVGSEVKCCKEAVCVIDMSSFTKFEISSTGDQALESLQYLFSNDLDVPVGHVVHTGMLNEKGGYENDCSIARLSKRSFFMISPTDQQVHCWAWLKNRLPNDSNLTMEDVTWKYTALNLIGPRAVDVLSELSYAPITPEHFPSLFCKEMSVGYANGIRVMSITHTGEPGFMLYIPIEYALHVYNEVMNMGQKYGIRNAGYYALRSLRIEKFFAFWGQDLDAFTTPMECGREFQVKLEKGMQFVGQEALLEQKQNGVYKRFTMFILEDHDTDTDLWPWWGEPIFRNGRYVGKTTSSAYSYTLERHVCLGFVQHFDEKTGEEQVVTTDFINQGEYEIDIAGQRFQAKAKLYPFSSLFTHRRRKDEVELSGYQRE, encoded by the exons ATGTTTCTCCGATTGCTGTCGGATGTCCGGTGGCGGGCGGCTAAGCCAAAATGGAGAAGAATGACCAGCTCCCGGCGAAGTGCCTCAAGCACGGCAGAACCTCACCTGGTTTCCTTGCCAGCACAGGCGCAGGTTGTCATCTGTGGTGGTGGAATCATGGGCACCTCCGTGGCATATCACCTTTCCAAGATGGGTTGGAAGGATATAGTCTTACTTGAACAGGGCAG GTTGGCTGCTGGTACCACTCGCTTCTGTGCTGGCATCGTGAGCACAGCCAGGCACGTGTCCCTAGAGCTGAAGATGGCAGACTATTCAAACAAGCTCTACCAGCAACTGGAACAAGAGACGGGAGTAAAAACAG GGTACACAAAGACAGGCTCTATTTCACTGGCTCAGACTCAAGATCGACTCATCTCTCTGAAACGCATTGCTTCATCACTGAG TGTAATGGGGATACCTTGTGAAATTATCACCCCAAAGCAAGTGGCACAGCTCCACCCACTGATCAACATCCATGACCTTGTGGGGGCCATGTATGTGCCAGAAGATGCACTCGTGACATCTGCCAATGTGAGTCTGGCTCTGGCAACTGCTGCCTCACGGAATG GTGTCCAGATTCATGAACGGACGAGTGTCAGTCATGTCTTAGTCCAGAAGGGTCATGTGACTGGAGTCGAGACCGACAGAGGACAGATTCAATGCCAGTACTTCGTTAACTGTGCTGGCCAG tgggccTATGAGTTGGGCCACTCTGGGGAGGAACCAGTCAATATCCCACTCCATGCCTGTGAACACTTCTACCTCCTGACACATCCTTTGAAGGAACCTCTGGCAAGCAACTTACCAA ctATTGTAGACCCAGATGGCAGGATCTACATACGCAACTGGCAAGGTGGCATCCTCTCTGGAGGCTTtgagaaaaaccccaaacctctctTCACGGAGGGACGGAACCAGCTGGAGATCCAGAATCTTCAAGAAGACTGGGATCATTTTG AGCCACTTCTGAGTGCCCTTCTGCGCAGGATGCCAGATTTGGAGGCTCTGCAGATCATGCAGTTAGTGAATTGCCCAGAGTCTTTCACGCCAGATATGCGGTGCATCATGGGAGAGTCGCCCACATTACGGGGCTACTTTGTCCTGGCTGGCATGAACTCAGCTGGTATCTCATATGGTGGGGGAGCAGGCAA GTATCTGGCAGAGTGGATGGTAAATGGATATCCATCAGAAAATGTTTGGCCTCTGGATTTGAAACGTTTTGGTACACTTCAGAGCAGTCGCACTTTCCTCCGTCACCGCGTGATGGAAGTAATGC CCCTCATGTGTGATCTGAAAGTTCCCCGTTGGGACTTCCAGACTGGCAGACAGCTGCGTACTTCACCGTTGTACGACCGTCTGGACGCGCAGGGAGCTAGGTGGATGGAGAAGCATGGCTTTGAGAGAGTCAAGTATTTTGTCCCACCTGGGAAAG ATTTGCTGGATTTGGATCAGAGCAAAACCTTTTACAAACCAGACTGGTTTGATATTGTGGGTTCCGAAGTCAAGTGTTGTAAGGAAGCGGTTTGTGTCATTGACATGTCGTCTTTTACAAAGTTTGAAATAAGC TCCACAGGAGACCAGGCCCTGGAGAGTCTGCAGTATCTCTTCTCAAATGACCTGGATGTGCCAGTTGGGCATGTTGTGCATACAGGCATGCTTAATGAGAAAGGAGGGTATGAGAATGACTGCAGCATAGCGCGATTGAGCAAACGCAG CTTCTTCATGATTTCCCCTACTGACCAACAAGTCCATTGCTGGGCCTGGCTGAAGAACCGCTTGCCCAATGACAGCAACCTGACCATGGAAGATGTGACCTGGAAGTACACGG CCCTCAATCTGATCGGTCCTCGTGCTGTGGATGTCCTCTCAGAGTTGTCATATGCCCCAATAACTCCAGAAcactttccctctctcttttgcAAG GAGATGAGCGTGGGCTATGCTAATGGCATCCGTGTGATGAGTATCACTCACACAGGAGAACCTGGATTCATGCTTTATATCCCCATAGAG TATGCCCTTCACGTGTACAACGAGGTGATGAACATGGGACAGAAGTACGGGATTCGGAATGCCGGTTATTATGCGCTCCGCAGCCTGCGCATTGAGAAGTTCTTTGCGTTCTGGGGCCAGGATCTGGATGCCTTTACCACTCCTATGGAGTGTGGACGTGAATTCCAGGTCAAGCTGGAAAAG GGAATGCAGTTTGTTGGTCAGGAAGCACTGTTGGAACAGAAGCAGAACGGTGTGTACAAGCGCTTTACCATGTTCATTCTTGAGGACCATGACACAGATACGGACCTCTGGCCCTGGTGGGGCGAGCCCATTTTCCGCAATGGCCGCTACGTGGGCAAGACCACCAGTAGTGCCTACAGCTACACTCTGGAGCGCCATGTCTGCCTCGGCTTCGTGCAGCACTTTGACGAGAAGACAGGAGAAGAGCAGGTGGTGACAACTGACTTCATCAACCAGGGCGAGTATGAGATCGAcattgctgggcagcgcttCCAGGCCAAAGCCAAGCTCTACCCCTTCAGCTCCCTCTTCACACACCGTCGCCGCAAGGATGAGGTGGAACTGAGTGGCTACCAGAGGGAGTAG